The Pseudomonas sp. G2-4 genome window below encodes:
- a CDS encoding helix-turn-helix transcriptional regulator — protein sequence MSQEVPTTDTNRRQLLQIIAGLSDGVMLMEVDQTIAWANEAALTMHGIKELSELGANAQEYAQRFNLRYRNNHSLTEDNYPIARVARGDEFSDVLVEVTPAANPDRTWVHRIRSMVLTDRNGEPESLVLILSDATEWASAEQRFEKTFGANPAPAVICRLSDLRYIKVNQGFLEMTGYSREQVIGRSVYELDVFEAAERRDLAIERLGQGATIPQMQAELKLPGGGSKQVIVAGQPLDDLHDEDCMLFSFMDMEPRRKAETALRQSEERFAKSFRLTPVPTLVCSSEQQLVEINEAFLRTSGYSSEELLGKTVEEVGFLDKDASAALFAALEKSATVSSVDVKVHKKGGEQIDCEVAADTVVIQDKPCYLLVLMNITERKRSELELVAAIEEVMKDASWFSRTLIEKLANVKSINAQVPSASFTELTARERDVLGLICEGLADKEIAARLKLAPNTVRNHVATLYSKLDVHSRSEAIVWARERGLFASEWRKKAP from the coding sequence ATGAGCCAGGAAGTCCCGACAACCGATACCAATCGCCGTCAATTGCTGCAAATCATCGCCGGGTTGTCTGACGGGGTGATGTTGATGGAAGTTGACCAGACCATTGCCTGGGCCAACGAAGCGGCGTTGACCATGCATGGGATCAAAGAGCTGAGTGAGTTGGGCGCCAATGCCCAGGAATACGCCCAGCGTTTCAATTTGCGCTACCGCAATAACCACTCGTTGACCGAAGACAATTACCCCATCGCCCGGGTTGCCCGTGGCGATGAGTTCAGCGATGTGCTGGTGGAAGTCACCCCTGCGGCCAATCCGGACCGTACCTGGGTCCACCGGATCCGCAGCATGGTGCTGACCGACCGCAACGGCGAGCCGGAGTCCCTGGTACTGATTCTCAGCGACGCCACCGAATGGGCCAGCGCCGAACAGCGGTTCGAGAAAACCTTCGGCGCCAACCCGGCGCCAGCGGTGATCTGTCGCCTCAGCGATCTGCGCTACATCAAGGTCAACCAGGGCTTTCTGGAAATGACCGGCTACAGCCGTGAGCAAGTGATCGGGCGTTCGGTGTATGAGCTGGATGTATTCGAGGCGGCGGAGAGGCGAGACCTGGCCATCGAGCGCCTGGGGCAGGGCGCGACCATTCCACAGATGCAGGCCGAGCTGAAATTGCCGGGAGGCGGCAGCAAGCAGGTGATCGTCGCGGGCCAGCCGCTGGATGACCTGCACGACGAAGACTGCATGCTGTTTTCCTTCATGGACATGGAACCGCGACGCAAGGCCGAAACGGCACTGCGTCAGAGTGAGGAGCGCTTCGCCAAGTCGTTTCGCCTCACACCGGTACCCACCTTGGTGTGCAGCTCCGAACAGCAATTGGTGGAAATCAACGAAGCGTTTCTCCGAACAAGCGGTTACTCCAGTGAGGAGCTACTGGGTAAAACCGTGGAGGAAGTCGGCTTCCTCGATAAGGACGCCAGCGCGGCATTGTTTGCCGCCCTGGAAAAGAGCGCGACGGTGTCCAGCGTCGACGTCAAGGTTCACAAGAAAGGCGGCGAGCAGATCGACTGCGAGGTGGCGGCCGACACCGTGGTCATCCAGGACAAGCCTTGTTACCTGCTGGTCTTGATGAACATCACTGAACGCAAGCGCTCGGAGCTGGAGCTGGTGGCGGCCATCGAGGAGGTCATGAAAGACGCCTCGTGGTTCAGTCGGACCTTGATTGAGAAACTGGCCAATGTGAAGAGCATCAATGCTCAGGTGCCCAGCGCGTCATTCACCGAGTTGACCGCGCGGGAACGCGACGTGCTGGGGCTGATCTGCGAGGGCCTGGCGGACAAGGAAATCGCCGCGCGGCTGAAATTGGCCCCCAATACGGTGCGAAATCACGTGGCAACGTTGTACTCCAAGCTGGATGTTCATAGCCGCAGCGAGGCCATCGTCTGGGCTCGGGAACGCGGCTTGTTCGCCAGCGAATGGCGAAAGAAGGCACCGTGA
- a CDS encoding Zn-dependent hydrolase — MNAAIDVLQSTHQHINRDRLWQSLMDLAQLGATVKGGVCRLALTDLDRQARDLFVQWTQAAGCTVSIDAVGNIFARRPGRNPNLPPVMTGSHIDTQPTGGKFDGCFGVLSGLEVLRTLNDLNVETEAPLEVVVWTNEEGSRFAPCMMGSGVFAEKFTLEETLAKTDAEGITVGQALNAIGYAGPRQVSGHPVGAYFEAHIEQGPILEDEGKTIGVVMGALGQKWFDLTLRGVEAHAGPTPMHLRKDALVGASIIVGAVNRTALAHQPHACGTVGCLQAYPGSRNVIPGEVRMTLDFRHLEPARLDSMIAEVQRVIDDTCRQHGLTYELKPTADFPPLYFDKGCVDAVRGAAQGLGLSHMDIVSGAGHDAIFLAELGPAGMIFVPCEGGISHNEIENAAPDDLAAGCAVLLRAMLAASQAIAEGRLAA; from the coding sequence ATGAACGCAGCCATCGACGTTCTGCAATCCACCCATCAGCACATCAACCGCGACCGTCTCTGGCAGTCGCTCATGGACTTGGCGCAACTCGGGGCCACGGTCAAGGGCGGCGTGTGTCGACTGGCCCTGACCGACCTGGACCGCCAGGCCCGGGACCTGTTCGTGCAATGGACCCAAGCCGCTGGCTGCACCGTCAGCATCGATGCGGTGGGCAACATCTTCGCTCGTCGCCCAGGACGCAATCCGAACCTGCCACCGGTCATGACCGGCAGCCACATCGACACCCAACCCACCGGCGGCAAGTTCGACGGCTGCTTTGGCGTGCTGTCGGGGTTGGAAGTGTTGCGCACCCTCAATGACCTGAACGTTGAAACCGAAGCGCCGCTGGAAGTGGTGGTGTGGACCAACGAAGAAGGCTCGCGCTTCGCCCCTTGCATGATGGGCTCTGGCGTATTCGCGGAAAAATTCACCCTCGAAGAAACCCTGGCCAAGACCGACGCCGAAGGCATCACCGTGGGGCAGGCGCTGAATGCCATCGGCTATGCCGGCCCCCGCCAGGTCAGCGGCCATCCGGTGGGCGCGTATTTCGAGGCGCACATCGAACAGGGGCCGATCCTGGAAGACGAGGGCAAGACCATCGGTGTGGTCATGGGCGCGCTGGGGCAGAAATGGTTCGACCTGACCTTGCGCGGCGTCGAAGCCCACGCCGGCCCGACCCCGATGCACCTGCGCAAGGACGCCCTGGTGGGCGCCTCGATCATCGTCGGTGCCGTCAATCGCACCGCCCTTGCTCATCAACCCCATGCCTGCGGGACGGTCGGTTGCCTGCAAGCGTATCCCGGTTCGCGCAATGTCATCCCCGGCGAAGTGCGCATGACCCTGGATTTCCGGCATTTGGAACCGGCGCGGCTGGATTCGATGATCGCCGAGGTCCAGCGGGTGATCGACGACACCTGTCGGCAACACGGCCTGACCTATGAACTGAAACCCACGGCCGACTTTCCACCGCTGTACTTCGACAAGGGTTGCGTTGACGCCGTGCGGGGTGCTGCCCAGGGTTTGGGTCTGTCCCACATGGACATCGTCAGCGGGGCGGGTCATGACGCAATCTTCCTCGCCGAATTGGGCCCGGCCGGCATGATCTTCGTGCCATGCGAAGGCGGCATCAGCCACAACGAAATCGAAAACGCCGCCCCCGACGACCTCGCGGCCGGTTGCGCGGTGCTGTTGCGCGCGATGCTCGCCGCCTCGCAGGCCATTGCCGAGGGACGCCTGGCGGCTTGA
- a CDS encoding NCS1 family nucleobase:cation symporter-1, whose product MTRSTVTERDGLFELEAGSDVLDSPRYNHDIAPTKVHERTWNKWHITALWVGMAICVPTYTLGGVLTAYFGLTVGEALLAILFANIIVLIPLTLNAFAGTKYGIPFPVLLRSSFGVIGSNVPCLIRALVACGWFGIQTMFGGLAIHLFLGSVFEGWKSLGGTGEVIGFMVFWVMNLWVVLRGAESIKWLETLSAPLLVLVGAGLLVWALPNVSLTELMAVPAKRPEGASVTSYFLAGLTAMVGFWATLSLNIPDFSRYAKSQKDQIVGQIIGLPLTMFLFASLGVVMTAASEKLVGVTVSDPVTLIGHIQSPVWVALAMVLIIVATLSSNTAANIVSPTNDFQNLAPKLIGRTKAVMLTGLVGLALMAHELLKKLGLIVSEVSLESVYSNWLLGYSSLLGPIAGIMVVDYFLIKKQQLDLAGLYRDDVYPAWNWNGFIAFAVPVLLTLLSLGSDAFSWFYSYGWFTGSALGGVIYYGLCSLRASPSIAKSAV is encoded by the coding sequence ATGACCAGATCAACAGTGACTGAGCGGGACGGGTTATTCGAGCTTGAAGCCGGCAGCGACGTCCTCGACAGCCCCCGTTATAACCACGATATCGCGCCGACCAAGGTGCATGAGCGAACCTGGAACAAATGGCACATCACTGCGCTGTGGGTGGGCATGGCGATCTGCGTCCCGACCTACACCCTTGGCGGCGTGCTTACCGCCTACTTCGGCTTGACGGTGGGCGAGGCGTTGCTGGCGATCCTGTTTGCCAACATCATCGTGTTGATTCCCCTGACCCTGAACGCCTTTGCCGGGACCAAGTACGGCATTCCGTTTCCGGTGCTGTTGCGCTCGTCCTTCGGTGTCATCGGCTCCAACGTCCCGTGTCTGATTCGCGCCTTGGTGGCGTGTGGCTGGTTCGGGATCCAGACCATGTTCGGCGGGCTGGCGATTCACCTGTTTCTCGGCTCGGTGTTCGAAGGCTGGAAGAGCCTGGGCGGCACCGGTGAGGTGATCGGCTTCATGGTGTTCTGGGTCATGAACCTGTGGGTGGTATTGCGCGGTGCCGAGTCGATCAAATGGCTGGAAACCTTATCCGCGCCGCTGCTGGTACTGGTGGGCGCCGGCTTGCTGGTGTGGGCGTTGCCCAACGTATCCCTGACCGAGCTGATGGCGGTCCCGGCCAAGCGGCCCGAAGGTGCGAGCGTGACCAGCTACTTCCTCGCCGGGCTGACGGCCATGGTCGGTTTTTGGGCGACTTTGTCATTGAACATCCCTGACTTCAGCCGTTACGCCAAGAGCCAGAAGGACCAGATCGTGGGGCAAATCATCGGCCTGCCATTGACCATGTTCCTGTTCGCCTCCCTCGGCGTGGTCATGACCGCAGCCTCGGAAAAACTGGTGGGGGTGACCGTCTCCGACCCCGTGACCTTGATCGGGCACATCCAGAGCCCGGTCTGGGTAGCGCTGGCCATGGTGCTGATCATCGTCGCGACGCTCTCGAGCAACACTGCCGCCAACATCGTCTCGCCGACCAACGATTTCCAGAACCTGGCGCCCAAACTGATCGGCCGGACCAAGGCCGTCATGCTCACCGGGTTGGTGGGGCTGGCGCTAATGGCCCACGAGCTGCTGAAAAAGCTCGGCCTGATCGTGTCCGAGGTCAGCCTTGAGTCGGTGTACTCCAACTGGCTGCTGGGCTATTCAAGCCTGCTGGGGCCGATTGCCGGGATCATGGTGGTGGATTATTTCCTGATCAAGAAACAGCAACTGGACCTGGCCGGGTTGTACCGCGACGACGTTTATCCGGCGTGGAACTGGAACGGCTTCATCGCCTTTGCCGTGCCGGTGCTGCTGACGCTGCTGTCCCTGGGCAGCGATGCGTTCAGCTGGTTCTACAGCTACGGCTGGTTCACCGGCTCGGCGCTGGGCGGGGTGATTTACTACGGGTTGTGCAGTCTGCGTGCGAGCCCGTCCATCGCCAAATCTGCGGTGTGA
- the hydA gene encoding dihydropyrimidinase, which produces MSLLIRGATVITHDESYRADVFCTDGVIKAIGENLEVPADVEVLDGSGQYLMPGGIDPHTHMQLPFMGTVASEDFFSGTAAGLAGGTTSIIDFVIPNPQQSLMEAFHQWRGWAEKSASDYGFHVAITWWSEQVREEMAELVNHHGVNSFKHFMAYKNAIMAADDTLVASFERCLELGAVPTVHAENGELVYHLQRKLLAQGITGPEAHPLSRPSQVEGEAASRAIRIAETLGTPLYLVHVSTKEALDEITYARSKGQPVYGEVLAGHLLLDDSVYRHPDWQTAAGYVMSPPFRPRGHQEALWHGLQSGNLHTTATDHCCFCAEQKAAGREDFSKIPNGTAGIEDRMAVLWDEGVNSGKLSMHDFVALTSTNTAKIFNLYPRKGAIRIGADADLVLWDPQGSRTISAKTHHQQVDFNIFEGKTVRGVPSHTISQGRLVWADGDLRAERGAGRYIERPAYPAVFDLLSKRAELNKPTAVKR; this is translated from the coding sequence ATGTCTCTGTTGATCCGTGGTGCCACCGTCATAACCCACGATGAAAGTTATCGCGCCGATGTGTTTTGTACCGACGGCGTGATCAAGGCCATTGGCGAAAACCTGGAGGTTCCAGCCGATGTCGAGGTGCTCGATGGCAGCGGTCAATACCTGATGCCGGGGGGCATCGACCCGCACACGCATATGCAGTTGCCGTTCATGGGCACGGTCGCCAGTGAAGACTTCTTCAGCGGCACGGCAGCTGGGTTGGCCGGGGGCACCACGTCGATCATCGACTTCGTGATTCCCAACCCCCAGCAGTCGCTGATGGAAGCCTTTCACCAATGGCGTGGCTGGGCCGAAAAAAGCGCCAGTGACTACGGTTTTCACGTGGCGATCACCTGGTGGAGCGAGCAGGTTCGCGAAGAAATGGCCGAGTTGGTCAACCATCATGGCGTGAATAGCTTCAAGCACTTCATGGCCTACAAGAACGCAATCATGGCTGCCGACGACACCTTGGTGGCGAGTTTCGAGCGCTGCCTGGAGCTGGGGGCGGTGCCCACGGTGCACGCGGAGAACGGCGAGCTGGTCTATCACCTGCAACGCAAGCTGCTGGCCCAGGGCATCACCGGGCCCGAGGCCCATCCGTTGTCGAGGCCCTCGCAAGTAGAAGGCGAAGCCGCGAGCCGGGCCATCCGCATTGCCGAAACCCTGGGCACGCCGCTGTACCTGGTGCATGTGTCGACCAAAGAGGCCCTGGACGAAATCACCTATGCCCGCAGCAAGGGCCAGCCCGTCTACGGTGAAGTCCTGGCCGGGCATCTGCTGCTGGACGACAGCGTCTATCGCCACCCGGACTGGCAGACCGCTGCCGGCTACGTGATGAGCCCGCCGTTCCGGCCTCGCGGCCATCAGGAAGCGCTCTGGCACGGCTTGCAGTCGGGCAACCTGCACACCACCGCGACCGACCACTGCTGTTTCTGCGCGGAGCAGAAAGCCGCCGGCCGCGAGGACTTCAGCAAGATCCCCAATGGCACCGCCGGTATCGAAGACCGCATGGCCGTGCTCTGGGACGAAGGGGTCAACAGCGGCAAATTGTCGATGCACGACTTCGTCGCCCTCACCTCCACCAATACCGCAAAGATCTTCAACCTCTATCCGCGCAAAGGGGCGATTCGCATCGGTGCCGATGCCGACCTGGTGCTCTGGGACCCGCAGGGCAGTCGCACGATTTCCGCCAAGACCCACCATCAGCAGGTGGACTTCAACATCTTCGAAGGCAAGACCGTGCGCGGTGTGCCCAGCCACACCATCAGCCAGGGCCGGCTGGTCTGGGCCGACGGCGACCTGCGGGCCGAGCGCGGCGCGGGGCGCTACATCGAGCGACCGGCGTATCCGGCGGTGTTCGACTTGCTGAGCAAGCGGGCGGAGTTGAACAAGCCAACCGCCGTGAAACGCTGA
- a CDS encoding NAD(P)-dependent oxidoreductase, with product MIQPLSHLPHSLEDSATLAARFSDLAPPLNARQAHLEASRCLYCYDAPCVNACPSEIDIPSFIRNIHQDNVQGAAQKILSANILGGSCARVCPTEILCQQACVRNNVHECAPVLIGQLQRYAVDNAHFAEHPFKRAATSGKRIAVVGAGPAGLSCAHRSAMHGHDVVIFEAREKAGGLNEYGIAKYKLVDDYAQHELDFLLEIGGIEIRHGQKLGENLSLSDLHQQFDAVFLGLGLAASKQLGLSDEQAPGLLAATEYIRELRQADDLSQLPLADRCIVLGAGNTAIDMAVQMARLGARDVSLVYRRGLEDMGATVHEQDIAKANQVRLLTWAQPQQVLLDDAGNVRGMRFSRTHLENGRLVTSAETFDLPADGIFKAIGQAIDDNALVDPLARELKRQDGRILVDEQLRTSIPGVYAGGDCTSLDQDLTVQAVQHGKLAAEAINAQLMLNVEAA from the coding sequence ATGATCCAGCCCTTGAGTCACCTCCCCCATTCCCTGGAAGACTCGGCCACCCTCGCCGCCCGTTTCAGCGACCTGGCACCGCCGCTCAACGCCCGCCAGGCTCACTTGGAAGCGTCCCGGTGCCTGTATTGCTACGACGCACCGTGCGTGAACGCCTGTCCGAGCGAGATCGATATTCCCTCGTTCATCCGTAACATCCACCAGGACAACGTCCAAGGCGCGGCACAGAAAATCCTCTCGGCCAACATCCTCGGCGGCAGCTGTGCCCGGGTCTGCCCCACGGAGATCCTTTGCCAGCAAGCCTGCGTGCGCAACAACGTTCATGAGTGCGCACCGGTATTGATCGGCCAGCTGCAACGCTACGCCGTGGACAATGCCCACTTTGCTGAACACCCGTTCAAGCGTGCCGCCACCAGCGGCAAGCGCATCGCCGTGGTCGGGGCCGGCCCGGCAGGGTTGTCCTGCGCCCATCGCAGCGCGATGCACGGTCATGACGTGGTGATTTTCGAAGCCCGTGAGAAGGCCGGTGGCCTCAATGAATACGGCATCGCCAAATACAAACTCGTAGACGATTACGCCCAGCACGAACTGGACTTTCTGCTGGAAATCGGCGGTATCGAAATCCGCCACGGGCAGAAACTCGGGGAAAACCTGAGCCTGAGCGACCTGCACCAGCAGTTCGACGCGGTGTTCCTCGGCCTCGGCCTGGCCGCCAGCAAACAATTGGGCCTGAGCGATGAACAGGCGCCAGGGCTGCTGGCCGCCACCGAGTACATCCGCGAATTGCGCCAGGCCGACGACCTCAGCCAATTGCCCCTGGCGGACCGTTGCATCGTGCTCGGCGCCGGCAACACCGCCATTGACATGGCCGTGCAAATGGCCCGCCTCGGCGCCCGGGATGTCAGCCTGGTGTACCGTCGCGGCCTTGAAGACATGGGCGCCACCGTGCATGAGCAAGACATCGCCAAGGCCAATCAGGTGCGCCTGTTGACCTGGGCCCAGCCGCAACAGGTGTTGCTCGACGACGCGGGGAATGTGCGGGGCATGCGTTTCTCCCGCACCCATCTGGAAAACGGTCGGCTGGTCACCAGCGCCGAGACCTTCGACCTGCCCGCCGACGGTATTTTCAAAGCCATCGGCCAGGCCATCGACGACAACGCGCTGGTGGACCCGCTGGCCCGGGAACTCAAGCGCCAGGATGGGCGAATCCTGGTGGACGAACAACTGCGCACCAGCATTCCTGGGGTCTACGCCGGCGGCGATTGCACCAGCCTGGACCAGGACCTCACCGTGCAGGCCGTGCAGCACGGCAAGCTCGCCGCCGAGGCGATCAACGCCCAACTCATGCTCAACGTGGAGGCTGCGTAA
- the preA gene encoding NAD-dependent dihydropyrimidine dehydrogenase subunit PreA: MADLSIVFAGIKTPNPFWLASAPPTDKAYNVVRAFEAGWGGVVWKTLGEDPAAVNVSSRYSAHYGANREVLGINNIELITDRSLEINLREITQVKKDWPDRALIVSLMVPCVEESWKRILPLVEATGADGIELNFGCPHGMPERGMGAAVGQVPEYVEQVTRWCKTYCSLPVIVKLTPNITDIRVAARAAHRGGADAVSLINTINSITSVDLDRMVALPSVGSQSTHGGYCGSAVKPIALNMVAEIARDPQTQGLPICGIGGIGSWRDAAEFIALGSGAVQVCTAAMLHGFRIVEEMKDGLSRWMDDHGHANLQAFSGRAVGNTTDWKYLDINYQVIAKIDQEACIGCGRCHIACEDTSHQAVASLKQADGTRKYEVIDEECVGCNLCQITCPVQDCIEMVTVDTGKPFLDWNHDPRNPYHVAV, translated from the coding sequence ATGGCCGATCTGTCGATTGTCTTCGCCGGCATCAAAACCCCCAATCCGTTCTGGCTGGCCTCCGCGCCGCCCACCGACAAGGCCTACAACGTGGTCCGGGCCTTCGAGGCCGGCTGGGGTGGCGTGGTCTGGAAAACCCTCGGGGAAGACCCGGCGGCGGTGAACGTTTCGTCGCGCTACTCAGCCCACTACGGCGCCAATCGCGAGGTGCTGGGCATCAATAACATCGAGCTGATCACCGACCGCTCCCTGGAGATCAACCTGCGAGAAATCACCCAGGTGAAAAAGGACTGGCCGGATCGGGCGTTGATCGTGTCGCTGATGGTGCCCTGCGTCGAAGAATCCTGGAAACGCATCCTGCCCCTGGTGGAAGCCACCGGTGCCGACGGCATCGAACTGAATTTCGGCTGCCCCCACGGCATGCCGGAACGCGGCATGGGCGCGGCGGTCGGCCAGGTGCCGGAATACGTCGAGCAAGTGACCCGCTGGTGCAAGACCTATTGTTCGTTGCCGGTGATCGTCAAACTCACGCCGAACATCACCGACATCCGTGTCGCCGCTCGGGCGGCCCATCGCGGCGGCGCGGACGCGGTGTCGCTGATCAACACCATCAACTCCATCACCAGCGTCGACCTGGACCGCATGGTCGCCCTGCCCAGTGTCGGCAGCCAGAGCACCCACGGCGGTTATTGCGGCTCGGCGGTCAAGCCGATCGCGCTGAACATGGTCGCCGAAATCGCCCGCGACCCGCAGACCCAAGGCTTGCCGATCTGCGGTATCGGCGGCATCGGCAGCTGGCGCGACGCGGCGGAATTCATCGCCCTGGGCAGCGGCGCGGTGCAGGTCTGCACGGCGGCAATGCTGCATGGCTTTCGCATCGTCGAAGAGATGAAGGATGGTTTGTCACGTTGGATGGACGACCACGGCCACGCCAACCTCCAGGCCTTCTCCGGCCGCGCGGTGGGCAACACCACCGACTGGAAGTACCTGGACATCAACTATCAGGTCATCGCGAAAATCGACCAAGAGGCCTGCATCGGCTGCGGTCGCTGCCACATCGCCTGTGAGGACACCTCACACCAGGCCGTCGCCAGCCTCAAGCAGGCGGACGGCACGCGCAAATATGAAGTGATCGATGAGGAATGCGTGGGCTGCAACCTCTGCCAAATCACCTGCCCGGTGCAGGACTGCATCGAAATGGTGACGGTGGACACGGGCAAGCCGTTTCTGGATTGGAACCATGATCCGCGCAATCCCTATCATGTAGCGGTTTGA
- a CDS encoding RHS repeat-associated core domain-containing protein, which translates to MSAPSMKILCRYQYDPLDRLVGLKPQENPGTQRFYQEDELVNEIEGQSQLTIMRHGPQPLAQRSGTDDAAETTLLATDLQRSLLRTVADTHSRQMAYTAYGYRPGESGLSCLLGFNGERPDSITGHYLLGQGNRAFNPVLMRFNSPDELSPFGDGGINAYAYCGNDPVNRYDPSGNMPFFRPWTSQRYIRPSTSQAYLPPVQKTALDLSTPRTFTRSTQTETNLSAELIANNHATPGTLPGIPNKTQVRLEALPAEGKERGPYIPIDNLPAIDRKRIIRIRARAERARRYDRIIGPFLERTPHDQIVIDKTLKTQYNAATKKPAQLKANRASQNTHTLTPKFSNISSIRIRAKDKFLKDNAELIRKLNL; encoded by the coding sequence ATGTCAGCGCCGTCGATGAAAATACTGTGCCGCTATCAATATGACCCACTGGATCGCCTCGTAGGCTTGAAACCTCAGGAGAATCCAGGCACCCAACGTTTCTATCAAGAAGACGAATTGGTTAACGAGATAGAGGGCCAGTCGCAACTGACAATCATGCGTCATGGCCCCCAGCCGCTGGCGCAACGATCAGGCACCGACGACGCCGCCGAGACCACGCTGTTGGCGACGGATCTACAACGTTCGTTGCTCCGGACAGTGGCGGATACACACTCGCGACAGATGGCCTATACCGCCTACGGTTACCGCCCTGGGGAAAGCGGTTTGAGTTGCTTGCTCGGTTTTAACGGGGAGCGTCCTGACTCGATAACCGGTCATTATTTGTTGGGACAGGGTAATCGGGCTTTTAATCCGGTGTTGATGAGATTCAATAGTCCGGATGAGTTGAGTCCTTTTGGGGATGGCGGGATTAATGCGTATGCTTATTGTGGGAATGATCCGGTTAATCGATATGATCCGAGTGGGAACATGCCATTTTTCCGACCATGGACTAGCCAAAGATATATCCGACCATCGACTAGCCAAGCCTACCTGCCACCGGTACAAAAAACCGCATTAGACCTTTCCACTCCTCGCACTTTTACCCGATCCACCCAAACTGAAACCAACCTATCGGCAGAATTGATAGCCAATAATCACGCAACTCCCGGTACATTACCTGGCATTCCTAATAAAACCCAGGTGAGACTAGAAGCATTACCTGCCGAGGGGAAAGAAAGAGGCCCCTATATACCGATTGATAATCTCCCTGCAATAGACAGGAAAAGAATCATTCGCATAAGAGCACGCGCAGAACGTGCACGCCGTTACGATAGAATTATAGGGCCGTTTTTAGAAAGAACCCCACACGACCAGATTGTCATAGATAAAACACTGAAAACCCAATATAACGCCGCCACCAAAAAACCCGCACAGCTTAAAGCTAACAGAGCTTCACAGAATACGCACACTCTTACTCCTAAATTTTCTAACATCAGTAGTATTCGAATCAGGGCCAAAGATAAGTTTCTTAAAGACAACGCCGAGCTAATTCGAAAACTAAATCTTTAA
- a CDS encoding TetR/AcrR family transcriptional regulator, whose protein sequence is MGNHKIEIRRSNVEKILLAAEKVFAEKGFGSTAMADIAAEVQLPRSNLHYYFSTKSELYSAVLFDLLEVWKQDALCFEMFDDPRVVLSSYIRAKMNHSRSRPYGSKVWANEIIHGAPTLGQALDASLYDWAKMKEAKIRQWVEDKRILPVEPSSLLYMIWASTQHYADFDHQINILNDHQPLSDMQFERAVQTVTSVILRGIGLEP, encoded by the coding sequence ATGGGCAATCACAAGATCGAGATTCGTCGCAGTAACGTCGAGAAAATCCTGTTGGCCGCCGAGAAGGTCTTTGCCGAAAAAGGCTTCGGCAGCACCGCCATGGCCGACATCGCCGCCGAAGTGCAATTGCCCCGTTCCAACCTGCACTACTACTTCAGCACCAAGAGCGAACTGTACAGCGCCGTGCTGTTCGATCTGCTGGAGGTCTGGAAGCAGGACGCCTTGTGCTTCGAAATGTTCGACGACCCCCGGGTGGTGCTCAGCAGCTACATCCGCGCCAAGATGAACCACTCCCGCAGCCGCCCCTACGGCTCGAAAGTCTGGGCCAACGAAATCATCCACGGCGCCCCGACCCTGGGCCAGGCCCTGGACGCCAGTCTCTATGACTGGGCCAAGATGAAGGAAGCGAAAATCCGCCAGTGGGTGGAAGACAAACGCATCCTCCCGGTCGAACCCTCAAGCCTGCTCTACATGATCTGGGCCTCGACCCAGCACTATGCCGACTTCGACCACCAGATCAACATCCTCAACGACCACCAACCGCTGTCGGACATGCAGTTCGAACGGGCGGTGCAGACGGTGACCAGTGTGATTTTGCGGGGGATTGGGTTGGAGCCGTAG
- a CDS encoding DUF6124 family protein, whose protein sequence is MFKATPNPPNTDPTSPRKKLDEAAERALDYYLNPKPDKPEAATAPGQLFTVIKDVDTESLLANLSETLASANVMVSDLAFELEGSRRHFALGIQQLIELGTLLANRALDNVDPR, encoded by the coding sequence ATGTTCAAAGCAACCCCGAATCCACCGAATACCGATCCAACGTCACCGCGCAAGAAACTCGACGAAGCCGCTGAGCGCGCCCTCGACTACTACCTCAACCCAAAACCGGACAAACCCGAAGCGGCAACTGCGCCCGGCCAACTCTTCACCGTCATCAAAGACGTCGACACCGAAAGCCTGCTCGCCAACCTCAGCGAAACCCTGGCCTCGGCCAATGTCATGGTCAGTGATCTGGCCTTTGAGCTGGAAGGTTCGCGCCGGCATTTTGCCCTGGGCATCCAACAACTGATCGAACTGGGTACCTTGTTGGCGAACCGCGCGCTGGATAACGTCGACCCACGCTAG